In Glandiceps talaboti chromosome 14, keGlaTala1.1, whole genome shotgun sequence, a single genomic region encodes these proteins:
- the LOC144445352 gene encoding histamine H3 receptor-like, translating into MESDSAPSSLFSNFTLVGNVTDLLTTSLPTANSGVAYNIVKNGTSRTISEIYTTLTLGKQSHHSLGYTVSDKTDTSTYMPVTVSYTSTANVSCVDCGEESEPWLVYSTVWSMCILISTLCVIGLTTFGNVLVIMAFSREKKLRTWSNYYILNLSIADLLVGSFSIPLCVPYVLFGKWVLGPALCKLWVFADYTLCCSSLFSVVLITFDRYCSVTRAIKYRTQNNLKTTIFKMSLAWIIPICFYAPTVFGWDYFTGTSVPDGECVAGFADNFPITLGQTFFEFFFPLLLVFYFNLSIFLNIRKRTRKSMKRTPSATSLPSSAKMSNESESSQTIERNSSFTKEDGKVKLFISNVKEESTSCGDVEIDTEENGGNNNSDDIEQHKALLPKNTLQVPEMYEQIKMNHLNLPPDANNQLIPNHTREFKSCLSPKSRLRNGQDGVRRSSLLSVTISEPMLAKKQECPTVTTTVASDSPAARNSTGRDHMVKLSASSQQAVRRKLSRDKKLAKSLIIIVGAFVLCWTPYQLLNLIQSICIDCVNTYLFDVSFWILWLNSTLNPLLYPFCNIQFKLAFKKILCRKRYKRNRQAYTMRECHSTTITMANRKNFNSETTSGAV; encoded by the coding sequence ATGGAATCGGACAGTGCCCCTTCATCGCTTTTCTCAAATTTCACTCTAGTTGGTAATGTGACCGACTTGTTAACAACATCACTACCGACTGCGAACAGCGGTGTTGCGTACAACATCGTGAAGAATGGAACATCACGGACGATCTCCGAAATCTATACTACGCTAACGTTGGGGAAGCAATCGCATCATTCCTTGGGTTATACAGTTTCTGATAAAACAGACACGTCCACTTATATGCCAGTAACTGTTAGTTATACCTCGACTGCGAATGTTTCTTGTGTTGACTGTGGCGAGGAATCGGAACCATGGCTAGTTTATTCCACGGTATGGTCGATGTGCATTCTGATATCAACTCTGTGTGTTATCGGACTTACAACTTTCGGAAACGTACTTGTTATAATGGCATTTAGCAGAGAGAAAAAACTTCGAACCTGGTcgaattattatattttaaatcTCTCCATCGCGGATTTGCTGGTCGGAAGTTTTTCGATACCTCTCTGCGTACCGTATGTTCTTTTCGGGAAATGGGTTCTCGGTCCTGCTCTTTGCAAGTTATGGGTGTTCGCAGACTATACCCTCTGCTGTTCGTCCCTCTTCAGTGTCGTTTTAATAACTTTCGACCGGTACTGCTCCGTAACTCGTGCAATAAAATACCGTACACAGAATAATTTGAAAACCACGATTTTTAAGATGTCCCTAGCCTGGATAATTCCTATCTGTTTCTACGCACCAACTGTGTTTGGTTGGGATTATTTTACAGGTACGTCTGTACCAGACGGTGAATGTGTGGCGGGCTTTGCGGACAATTTCCCAATCACACTTGGACAGACTTTCTTTGAATTCTTTTTCCCCTTGTTGTTAGTTTTCTACTTTAACCTCAGCATATTTCTGAATATCAGGAAACGAACGAGGAAGTCGATGAAAAGAACGCCCTCCGCGACGTCTCTTCCTTCGTCTGCCAAGATGTCTAACGAAAGTGAATCTTCCCAAACCATCGAACGCAATAGTTCCTTCACTAAGGAAGATGGTAAAGTGAAATTGTTTATATCGAACGTCAAAGAAGAGAGTACCAGTTGTGGAGATGTTGAAATTGACACGGAAGAAAATGGCGGGAACAATAATTCTGACGACATTGAGCAACACAAGGCATTACTTCCCAAGAATACGCTTCAAGTGCCTGAAATGTACGAGCAGATCAAAATGAATCACCTAAATCTCCCGCCCGATGCTAATAACCAACTTATACCCAACCATACACGTGAATTTAAAAGTTGTTTGTCACCGAAATCGAGACTTCGAAATGGTCAAGATGGCGTTCGGCGATCGTCTCTTTTGAGCGTAACAATTTCTGAACCAATGCTGGCTAAGAAACAAGAGTGTCCGACGGTGACGACAACGGTGGCTTCTGATTCGCCAGCCGCGCGTAATAGTACAGGTAGAGATCACATGGTTAAACTGTCAGCCTCTTCCCAGCAAGCTGTACGCAGGAAACTCTCACGTGATAAGAAACTTGCGAAATCGCTTATTATTATCGTCGGAGCATTTGTTTTATGTTGGACACCGTATCAATTGTTGAACCTAATCCAAAGTATATGTATAGATTGCGTCAATACGTACTTGTTCGACGTTTCCTTCTGGATTCTTTGGTTGAACTCAACACTAAACCCATTGCTTTATCCGTTTTGCAACATTCAATTTAAACTGGCGTTCAAGAAAATATTGTGTCGGAAAAGGTACAAGAGAAACCGTCAGGCATATACGATGAGAGAGTGTCATAGTACTACGATAACAATGGCTAACAGAAAGAATTTTAACAGCGAAACCACATCAGGGGCCgtttaa